DNA from Hippoglossus hippoglossus isolate fHipHip1 chromosome 1, fHipHip1.pri, whole genome shotgun sequence:
tctctccctctctcctctctctctgtctctctctctctctgtgactctctctctctctctctgtctctctctgtctctctgtctctctgtctctctctctgtctctctccctctctctctctctctctctctctctctctctgtctctctctctctctctctgtctctctctctctctcctctgtctctctctctctctctcctctctctctccctctctcctctgtctctctctctccctctctcctctctctcctctgtctctctctctctctctctctctccctctctctctctctctctcgctctctctcctctctctctctctctctctctccctctctcctctgtctctcctctctctctctctctctctctctctctctctctctctctctccctctctcctctgtctctctctctctctctctctctctctctctctctctctctctctctccctctctcctctctctctctctctctctctctctctctccctctctcctctgtctctctctctctctccctctctcctctgtctctctctctctctctctctctctctctctctctctctctctctctctctctgtctgtctctctctctctctctctctctctctctgtctctctctccctctctcctctctctccctctctctctctctctctcgctctctctcctctctctctctctctctctccctctctcctctgtctctcctctctctctctctctctctctctctctctctctctctctctccctctctcctctgtctctcctctctctctctctctctctctctctctctctctccctctctcctctgtctctctctctctctctctctctctctctctctctctctctctccctctctcctctctctctctctctctctctctctctccctctctcctctgtctctctctctctctccctctctcctctgtctctctctctctctctctctctctctctctctctctctctctctctccctctctcctctctctgtctctctctctctctctgtctctctctccctctctctctctctctccctctctcctctctctctctctctctctctctctctctctctctcctcgagGGGGGGCAGGCCTGTTCAACGCTGCTTACAGCTTCAGTTGAGGATGATTCAGGTTTGGTGTGAACAGCCACTAAAGTCGTTTCTAACACTctgtaaaatgaagaaattcaCAGTTTGTACAAACCACAGTTTAATCTTCCACCTTCGGGCTCAGGATGTATGTAAGTgtagagaggaaggaaggggggggggggggggggggggtgtttatcAGTTTAAATTGATCTTTCTCTTAcagaatctgtctttattctcagactcttctgtgttGGAGGTAGACGTgtgatgtgactgagtttcatcttgtgcacattatttatctgtggatgtttttattgtttgaagtcacagacgagagcagcagctactatgagtgtaactgcagcagcgagtggatttgttgtccttcttctcactgtgacaggtactgtacgtctacattcatgtttcactctattttacactcggacttctgattcacctgaagtgagtttgagaaagaaagtaaaaatataaatgaaccattcattcattttcagatcaccACCTGTAAAGTGAtgtagaaagaaaatatatgaaggaattatcatcagtattattttgtatctttgtttagAAGTTTCTATCGTCTAGAGCTCAAAGTATTACAGAGGCTGAaacatgttattgttattattattattattattattattattgttattattattattattattattattattattgttattattattattattattattattattattattattattattattattatcatcatgactgagttcctctcctctcgatgcaggaattgtcatcagtgtgtggagtcatcagttgaaatgctatggaatgctgctcatggaaatgtgtttcttttctacagaaagtaaaaagtaaactaagtgttctctggtgtcgttatgaatctgattctctgtgttacagtggtacagtgtgagaGTGGCTGGGgtgtgagttacacttctactgagatctgtgccgtcagaggatcaacagtggacattacctgtacctacacatacccatccaCAGTTAATAACCATGATActacagttcaggaaactttctggttcattcaagagagtaatgggattcacgttgatctaaggactgatccggagtattcaggtcgtgtggagtatctctgtggaaacaacaagtgcactctgagaatctctaacctgagagagagcgactcagctgtgtacaagttcaggttcacaactaaccaacctactgggagtttaactggttcagctggagtcactctgtctgtcacaggtaacatttacatctgaacattcattcatgtatttcctacatcttgtttggttcacttgagtgtgtctgtgcacttttatatgcatgtgtgtgtcgtcagtttgaatgaaatgaattccttattctcacacacagatttgcatgtgcaggtgAGCACATCAATGAAGGGTGACTCTTCTAACCTGGTAGAGCTCAGGTGTCAGAGCAGTTGTCGTCTTCCTGATCCTCTGAACTACGTCTGGTACAAGAATCAACAGCAGATGATTGAAGGAGCATCTTATTCAGATGATTTTCATCGTGCAGACAGagtttcctgtgctgttaaAGGACACGAGGATTTCCGCTCTCCATCAATCTGTGAGTTTaatctacagtatttcactaacagcaccatctgctggaggATTTGAGATGATGCATTGCACCataacttcatgtttttttaaatacttttttctgcatGGGCACATTGAACTCTTGGGATACTACTGTCAGTACTGACAAACTAGTgtagtactagtactagtactctgcttgtgtaaataaagatggaagacatgactgctccccacaagtgaagccaaagcattgtgatcaccccctggtggctggctgcagtatagaacaTACAtgctgtctcctccatgttagtgggaaggacatggaccaatctaaaaagtcaaatacatttttctcaaagatggtttgtgtcattttctcaagtttctcataagtttggttttaattagttatttgatgaaatgaaaattagattaaacttcatgattgacagctgaggctgactcaggattggtcgagctcatgtatgggcgggaccttgatactgtggctccatctccagaacactactgtgcagactgtggttccaaatgtgaaagatggcagcgttggtatccaggatattttggcttcatttctggagagtgggaggaagtggagacgtgtcgtccatctttggtCGACTCTGCATAAAAGACACAGATCATTTCCTCCATATTTGCCAGTTTGCTCCTTTATAAGAGCAACTTCTACAAGgtccctcatgttcctcacctccaacagtgtgtttctccctcactctgaaGTCTAAAGGGAACTTCCCTGGGTTTTTTGTGAACTGAAAGTTTCCTCATCTTGGCATCTTCatcatcttaaaatgaaaacctgccgACTGGTGATtcaccagagaaaatacatggagttagttttataaatgtataagtttatcttctgattctctgatgtgctctgtgttacagtggtaaGGAGTGAGAATGGCTGggatgtgagttacacttctactgagatctgtgccttcagaggatcaacagtggacattaaCTGTACCTACACACAACAATCCAGGTTGAATTACTATGATActacagttcaggaaactttctggttcattcaagtGAGTAATGGGATTCACATTGATCTAAggactgatccggagtattcaggtcgtgtggagtatctctgtggaaacaacaagtgcactctgagaatctctaacctgagagagagcgactcagctgtgtacaagttcaggttcacaacaaaccaacctactgggagtttaactggttcagctggaatcactctgtctgtcacaggtaacatttacattagagtcagtttgaaatgttagtgtttatgttgaaataaaatcacatgtttgttcacagaccctcagctccaggtacatgtgaggagaTCAACAGCCAATCCATATTCTACCTGGACAGAGCTGacctgtcacagcaggtgtcagctccCTGATCATCTTTCCTACGTTTGGTACAATAACAATGAACTTGTTGgacaaaaaaatactttcacctcCAACACGTTAATGCTGAAGACAGCTATCACTGTGCTATAGAAGGACATGAGCGTTTCTCTTCTCCTACATTGGGTGAGTTTACTCCTCCTCATGAAGCTACAATAATGTGgaaattatttcaatttaaactttaacaaataatacagacagtgttttgattgtattcTCATCCTGTGTGTTAATATAGACTATCCTTCAGATGCTccaaagcctccctctgtgtcagtgagtccctctggtgagatcatggagggcagctcagtgactctgacctgcagcagtgatgctaacccagcagctaTCTACACCTGGTACAAGGAGGACGAGGACTCACCAAAAGCATCAGGACAAATCTTCACCATCACTAATATCACAGCTGAACATGCTGGAAATTATCAGTGTGAGGTCCAGAACACACGAGGACGTAGTAAGGCCACCTTACATCTGACTGTTGGAGCAGGTGATTTTAGCTCTCTGACTTTTACagcctacaccccccccccccttttcatTGCACCAGAACCTTAAACCATCAATACTCAGGATTTCCAGATGTGTCACAGCTGTATATCAAGCCCATCATATTGCACATGAACAATACTGACTGACCAACAGCATCACCTGGCAAACTGAGTCATCAGTCTAACCACACTGCTAATGTCTCCTGTCTGTTGTCCAGGGAAGTCAGTGATAATCATGAATATCCTCAGGCTGACTCTGGTGGTCGTGCTGGTTCCAGTgctggtctggactctgtggacgaggtaaaacaatacaaatccatcagttcaccctctgctcttttactgtcttcttcaaatgtcttcaAACACTAGTTTCAGTGTTATGAAGttcattttgtcaaatgttgtgtttgttgtggttttcgATCCAGGATGAAGAAAACTCTGAGCTTGAAATCAGAAGCGAATGAAGCTGTGGAGATGATAGAGGTGAGAGACAGTGAGGCCAAAAGAATGACTCCATAtcactgttttcatctcacaatgtgagagaaagagataaaacatttcttggATCAGCTACTTTGTCTgaatctgccccaaaatgtaaaaggttCTTTCCATTGACCGTATAttaaaatggacgtagactctgggtctagaaagtgaagtgaatgatccacttagagtcaaacagaccataaagcaccgcaggcattggggcatggataccgtgtgattgacagctagtactgggtgcaggtcacaggttTAGGTGGGCGGGCAGTGTCCTTGGGCCCtgagtcaggctccaccccctctcctccaaatatggttacttctggtttcaaaaaaccaagatggcgctggacaacaTGTAAAAAATGGAGGattcaaaatggcagctcacaaaccaatgggtgacgtcacatTGAcacttctttcttggcccatgtcccatccttccaccaagttttgtggaaatcagtttatcagtttttgtgtaatcctgctgatgaacaaacaaacgaaTGGACAGGGGGCGCAACTACGTTCAAACTATTTTGAATGAACTGTGATTATATGCAGGTTTCATGAATAAAGTCCAGTGAGGCTTAATATTTTCTCATCTCTCCCccatcagtcacacaactgTCCTGAGTATGACGAcgtcgctgctgcagcacagacagaagacacagaggagcaggaagacctGGTGTGAAGCCTCAGGTCAGAGCCACTGTGACAAACACAACCAAGATGGACGACTTCAGAGTACATCCGTACAAGAGAGTTTTACAGAAACCATAGTGTGTAGTTATTAAatacaggaaatctgtccaagcaacaaaatatctgagtgcaagcgcagagtttgagcacaagcagagcaaatctaagcaccagcaggagctgtgtgagtgcaagcgcagggttttgagtaaAAACACCACGAAATCTGAACGTGCAAGTCCAGCTCTCAAACTAAAAGACCATGCTtttgaataaagaggaaaacacccacacatttcctttctactcatggtttcctgttttcttttctcctcaggtgcactgtgattggttgatgaaagtatgtgagaggaaacaggaagtatctctctttccatccccggttgcagcagcagcagtttgtgcagCATGACCTTTAGAGCAAGagtattgttgtgttgtgtcttttctttttcttttctgatgggTCCAGTCGTCCAGTTTCCgcagctttatttctgtgagCTTTAGTTCTGATGTTGGTTTAGGTTGAAGGAAGATTCTCAGGTCCTACGACCCTTTGTGGGTTGGTGTGTTGGGGTTTCCTTCTTTTGTCcattttgccggcctgttgttgaagttgttgtcttttctgcaataaatagattttctttttgctgttacCCTCTGAACTATGTTGGACGTCTTGGTGATGAGCCTTTGAGGCTGTGGTAACACCACGTGACTCATCTCGTGTCTTATACATGATATTAATGTGGTTATTACATGGATAATGAATTATTATGTATCGTGATGTTATGATTCtttcttaaataaaatgtttttggtcttttgttttcactccttatctatttgtttgtttgtttttcatcagaattacaccagaaaactaaaaactgatTTTTCCTCAAACTCATTGAATTTGGGCATGAATCCTCATAAAGGGGCGGAGCCAGGAGcctgtttgtgtcactttcttTATAATTGTGAGACTGATGAAAACAGTCAGGATTATTTAGAGGACTGGTTTCTGTGAGTGATTGAACTctggtgcagctcgattgaattgATGGAGGCTggcatgtgcacacatagacatcaaagggggcttgagccactgcccttttccttcctccagagAAAGTGCCCTCTTTTAAATACACGAATATTATATTCCTGTTTGAgcacagcttccctgtcaaacaaatatattgaaatataataaaaactctAAATATCAGGTGGTGAGATTAGACTAGTCTCTATAAACCAGCACCTCGGACACGGAGGCCACACCCCCCAGGTGTTTCCAAGCGCCGGCCCCCCACCTGACCTGCTGGACATGCTGTACAGCAGGGGTGTCAAACTCAAATACACAGTGGGCCGAAATTAAAAACTTGCTACAAGTCAAGGGCCAGACGGGTTCAACGTTTATTGAAAACTTATTGAAAGAACCTTAGTGCACATATTGAACCTGGAACTAACAAGGCCTATAGAGTATTGCctataaaacaacattaattatgaaataaatgaaataaaaataataaataatacataaataaattaaaataaaagtaataaaatcagtttcattAATTGCTTATGGCTCTATCTGCAGTTTTTCCAGAGTAATttcaagtgaaaacattttctacagGCAAACAACAGCCAAAAATCATCTTGGATACAAGTTCATCAATGTCTGGGGTCAGGCTCTGAGCTGAGGAAATCCTCAGGATTGAGTGAAGGTGCTCATCAGTAAGACGAGTCCTGTGTGAAGTTTTGTTTATCTTCATCAAAGAGAACAAACATAGAGAGTGTTTGAGCAGCCTGGGAGCGCAGCTGGGGCATCGTGTCGGGGATGAAACGTGGAAACTCTGCAGCGCCCACAGACTCACATTTTGCCTTCAGTGTGTCACTACATTGGAGCTCAATCAGCTCCATTTGGAGGTTTGATGGTGCGTTTTCCACGTCAGCTGCAAATGGATTACTGAGCAGTTCAAACCTGCTTTTTTGGGCTTCAAAATCGGCAAATCGCCGTGTGAAGTCAGCACCAAGTATGCCGGGTTTTTCAGCAAACTGTGTAGTTGGGAAGGCAGCGACCTGCTCTTTCATTGTTTGGCAGTGCGGAAAATGGCTCAAGTTTTCCTGCAGCATCTGCGTCTCCCACAGGCGCAGCTTGGTTTTAAAAGCCCTCACTGTAGCGTACATGTCAGTGATGACACGGCCCCGCCCCTGAAGCTGCAGGTTGCGCGCATTCAGGTGGCTCGTGATGTCACACAGAAACGCCACTTCACACAGAAACGTTTTATTTCGGAGCTCTGTTGTGCCTTTCCCTTTGCTTTCCATGAACTCACAGATCTCCTCACGCAACTGGAAACATCTTTCCAGCACCTTTCCCTGGCTTAGCCATCGCACCTCTGTGTGATAGGGCAAGTCACCATATTCTGTACTTAACTCCTCCAGAAAAGACTTGAACTGGCGGTGATTTAAACCTTTGGCTCTGATAAAGTTAACCGCTAATGTTATGATGCTCATCACATGTTCCATTTTCAAGGCTTTGCCACACAACGACTCCTGGTGTATGATGCAGTGATAAGCTGTCAACTCACTTGTGACGTTTTCCTCCTTCATCTTTTCTCGGATCCTCCCCACCAATCCACTCTTTTGACCGCACATCGCAGGCGCTCCATCTGTTGTCAGTCCCACAAGTTCCACGGCAGCCCCATTTTATCTACACATCTGGACACCTCTTCAAAGAGATCCTTCCCCGTAGTTCTGCCATGCATTGGGTGTAATCCCAAAAACTCTTCTGTTACGCACAGGCTTGAGTCCACTCCACGGATGAAAATTGACAGCTGGGCAGTATCAGAAGTGTCGGTGCTCTCATCCGCAGCAAGGGAGTATGCGATGAAATCTTTTCCCTTTCCCACAAGCTGTTGTTGGAGATTGGCAGCAAGGTGACGCACACGGTCAGCAACGGTGTTTCGGCTTAggctcacatttaaaaatgcttGCCTTTTTTCTGGGCACAaggcgtctgtgtgtgtgtgtgtgtgtgcgtgtgtgtgtgtgtgtctgtgcgtgtgtgtgtgtgtgtgtgtgtctgtgcgtgtgtgtgtgtctgcgtgtgcgtgtgtgttttatactgatttgaatttgttttgaaaagtgattttatttGAGGTTTGCTGTAACGGGAAAGGTTTACAGGActtttgtctcctctgtttctgatcagtttggttttcatcagttatttgatgatataagaacgggctgagacgtgatgattgacagctgacactgactcctgcgCCTGTATCCTGGATGTTCTCAGTTCCAACGTCCGCCCTGAAGAACTCGTCCGTCAGTGAGGCCTCAGGTTTGTCCTGCTGGGACATCGTGGACTTGATGCACAGTTTCCGTAAGACTTTTCAAAAGGGAATTACCCAGAGTTCACAGCGTTGAGGCGTGGGAGAACCAACCTGGAAGGAGCAACCAACTCCGACGTTGACTTGACGAAAGTATAAACCTGCAGCTCGACTCAAAGCTGGAATCTAAGCATCACTTTCTGACTCTTTATTTTCTAAACTAACTTCTTTCTTCCACGGCTCATGTTTTAACCAGAAAAcgtcaaagtgaatgtttgtgctgtgAACACGTCTCTGCTCTGGTTCTCACAGCAGAAGTGTCGAGgttccttctccttttctttatcTCCATCTTCAATCTGCACATCAGAGCGTTCATCGTGTTGAAACCGTCGTCTCACTCTGACGTGCAGATCCTCgatggagacagaagaaaggGGAAGCTTTGATCGATCTGTTTACCACAGAAACAGGActtttgtctcctctgtttgtaatttaattttattgcatttttacTGTGTATGAAAATGGTCGTCCTCTGTGCCAGTTTTGTACTTTATGAACGAGGCAAAAGAAAACGTTGCCTTGATTTTTCTGTGGTTTcattatccagaaattaagTTTACCTGTAAATTAAGAGAACCACAAGAAACTTGATTCTGTAAAGAATCCTCTCTAGTCATTGCCTGAAGGTGTATAtgaaaactatataaatatatatatataaatatctttatatTGCCTGAAGCTGTGACGGTTCTGTACGAAGCTGGGACTCACGggagacaaaaaataaagttcaaaataaaactttactttgACAATCCAGAGGTCATACACGGGGAGGCAGTCAGAGAAGCAACCAAGTCCATTCAGGGAAAAGGCACAAAATCCAAAGTCTGTAATCCAGGCAGAGTCCAAAACCAGGCAAACACACGGAACTTCAGGCTCGAGGGCACAGGAAGGAGACGCTGACAGtctgacaggggggggggggggggggagcttaaTTACAAACAAGGTACAGGTATGTGGGGAAACctacaggaagtaaaactagacacAAGAACCGggacatcaaaataaaacaggaagtgaatacaaataaaaacagacagaacagatTATCACAGAAGGTGTATAtgaaaactatataaatatatatatataaatatctttatatatatatgagtataTAAAAGCAGTGCTTTATTTGACTGTGGTTGAAATAAAGCCGC
Protein-coding regions in this window:
- the LOC117771152 gene encoding LOW QUALITY PROTEIN: general transcription factor II-I repeat domain-containing protein 2-like (The sequence of the model RefSeq protein was modified relative to this genomic sequence to represent the inferred CDS: inserted 3 bases in 2 codons) translates to MSQQDKPEASLTDEFFRADVGTENIQDTVLRKLCIKSTMSQQDKPEASLTDEFFRADVGTENIQDTGAGTDALCPEKRQAFLNVSLSRNTVADRVRHLAANLQQQLVGKGKDFIAYSLAADESTDTSDTAQLSIFIRGVDSSLCVTEEFLGLHPMHGRTTGKDLFEEVSRCVDKMGLPWXLVGLTTDGAPAMCGQKSGLVGRIREKMKEENVTSELTAYHCIIHQESLCGKALKMEHVMSIITLAVNFIRAKGLNHRQFKSFLEELSTEYGDLPYHTEVRWLSQGKVLERCFQLREEICEFMESKGKGTTELRNKTFLCEVAFLCDITSHLNARNLQLQGRGRVITDMYATVRAFKTKLRLWETQMLQENLSHFPHCQTMKEQVAAFPTTQFAEKPGILGADFTRRFADFEAQKSRFELLSNPFAADVENAPSNLQMELIELQCSDTLKAKCESVGAAEFPRFIPDTMPQLRSQAAQTLSMFXFSLMKINKTSHRTRLTDEHLHSILRISSAQSLTPDIDELVSKMIFGCCLPVENVFT